ctgtattgcacagaaaataaagaaacatagtcagtgtacgaattgacaacttatgcacttaaaaagtacaggcataaaataaatcatgtgtgcaaatagaaaccgagatacacaataaattaaaaattataaatggaaaagggtatactggcgcaccctgctcagtgataattcgcaatgagcttcaacaattagttatgagctggggcgtagccaggggggggggggggtaggggttcaacccccccccccccccccttagcaccaagtctttaattaatttcttattcatcactcaaacaaatttcatattaaaattaataaaaattttaccattacaatatttttatttaagtactgcaaactgctaaaatagcactattttacaccttaaagtCCAAatgttcccgggggaggaccccccgaccccccgctttaatacgggggggggggggggcatacttcttaacacccccccatacacaaatcctggctacgccactggttatgAGTAACATGACTGATGGCGTTGCTAAACCACGCGAACACTGTACTCTAACATcgttatgtaggtactacttgaaaaattcatattcgaataaaatccggatcggaccatgtttgaccaaactacatgaattccatcgaaaaaatattcgacacttttccgcatacaactaacccgacttccaccatacccggaatcttcactacacggaaatgtgtcgaaccggaatagtgactattccgggtcggcacaagtccgtgccaacttgtgagatttaaatcttgtatggaatagtgactattccgattcgacacaaatccgttttTTACCATTGTTtaggcggaatagtcactattcttttcgacacaaatccgcgtcccccgtaaaccgactttacagacaaccaattttttttttaaataaaaaagttatatatgtatacaaTATGTTTTTGAACTTATAtgttagtatttttaaaagttgtgGGTTGTAAGTCAATTTTTATGTATTCTTGGtgtataatatattttgtgaTATAAAAGATTTTTTACTCTAGagaaattttgataaattaatattgttttattctaGCGAATTTTTGGTTTCGAAAAATTTGGCAACACTGATcctttgaataattatgtcagtAAGGTGTTTATTTATTGTTGAATATTATTTATCAAAGATGTTTTTTCTGTATGTTGACTAGTTACAGAAAGTAAAATGCCCGTAGAGTGTTCTGCAGGCTGTGGGAAGAACGCTGTTCTGAAGGTAAATAGCTTTATCAAATGTTTTAATTGACTTGGTAATAGTGAGTATAAGGTTATGTTTTTATGTTTCACTGTTAATAATTACTGGGATACTAACTTCTCGTTGACCATCAATGAAACACATTCATTAAAACATTCAAGCACgcaatttaattaattcaaattcaTTGGTCTGCAAGTAGATAATCATATAAAgtggaaaaataatattaaagatTTTCTAGAGAATCTCAGTTCCGCTTGCTTTTTCATGCGTAGTAATGTATAGGACTAAGTAGAGAGACAGCAATAATAGGTATTTTTCTAGAGTAAATGCtcgtaaatataaaaatttgtgaaaattgaatatttaagtaTTAAGTGTCCCGAAAAAGGCACCTAACCATATTTGAAATGTCACTAACCTGACCAACCGTTAAAACAGTTCTACAATAAGTAAAATGTAGCTAATCCTAACTAATATAACGTTCAcatgatttaacagtattttaaatgtagcaaaGCTAACCTCTCCAGAAAAAAATACTTCTTTATACACACATTTAATTTGTTGCCATATTATTGTAATatgtaattgttccttattgtgtatccagttatattttaaaataaagaaaggaatggTTTTTGTTTGTGGTTCAAAGCTGTATAATTaccaaaatatctgtaatttatttGCAGAAGGCAATGCCAAACATTGCTAACCTGGCCCCAGGCGAAAGCATtagatgattatgatgatgatgagtAGATGAGTGTGCTCTGTGGGTGTTCTGGGCAGGAGAGTACCAAAGTtttgcaatgaaaataaaaaaattaacacctcAATTTATGAACCCACTTTTGCATCTATATTAGCAGCTTCAAAAGCCccattttattgtaattatttacaaaattttctaatataatgttttacaaaagcctttaaagaaaatttaaaaattagcttATTAGGGAAGGTGACTGATAGAACTATCTAATTGCTAGCTCACAGAAATCAGTACCGGTGTGGTTGCAGAGGCCCAAAACTGGGGATGCACTTTGCAAGGATTGTTTCTTCTGGGCCTTCGAGATTGAGGTCCACAACACCATCACAAATGGACGCCTCTTCAGACCTGGGAGCACGGTCGCCATTGCCGCCTCAGGGGGCAAAGACTCCACGGTCCTGGCGTACATCCTGAAACTGCTGAACGAGCGTCATCAGTACGGATTGAAGCTCGTACTGCTCTCAGTGGACGAAGGGATCACAGGTGCTGTACGAGACAGACTGCATGTTTGGGATGATTTTTATTGTGTAGACCTATGCAGGCGTACCTAATATATGTACACATTCAAAATGAAACATTATGTAACTGTTTATAATTCACAGTTGTTTTGCAATATGAGATCAGTATTAATTTGTCTAAACCCATTTAGGTATTCAATATGAAATCAgcatagaagaaaaaaatcactGGCGGATGAATATTCTTTTCACAGATTTTGGGGGAGGTGGAAAAGGATGGGCGAGGGgggttaaaaaaattgaatttatgtattaaaaaaacttatgtcAGCAACAAGGGTTTGCACTGTTACATTATCAATATCAACATTAGTATGTTCCAGGTTTTGTGATGTCTCACCCTGCATCACTAAAAATAACAAACCGCCTTCACCACTGGAGAATTCAAGATATATGTGGTTTTGTGTGAGCATTTTATTAACTACTGTTGAGTCTTATGGGTTTTCAGTACAGTTGAACTTTTCGACGAGAAGAAGAAAGAGTTTGGTTTTtatttctcaacaaaaaaaattgtaaacttgtGGAACTTACAataccattctttttttttttctcagtgttAATTACACATACACATCTGCACATAATATTTGTGTAAAACAAGTCTGTACCTAATTCTACATATATTAGATTTATTAAAtactacagtattttatttaaattatttttaggaacatacaaaattgtttattgaattttgaatGCCTAATGTATAAGACTGAAAACATTATCAAGTGTTTAAAATCAGTTGTTATCATTACATgtctaatataaaataaattattttagtgatATCCCAATGTTAACATTACAATACACTTCTTAATTTTggattgataaaattttaatgaaacgtgTTTGCAGTTATACATATGTAAAATTTGTTGTgccaaaaataagttaaaaaaaaagcctaaATAAGTGTGAACAGGTTTGGTGTCGCTGAACATGAAGTGATAAGTGTAcgccatagaaaagagagggagggatagaaaggccactctctgaataacagctagaatGCTATTTGCAGTGCTGTTGTGGCCGTGCAtagtactaaccgtataaacattggtggaagaatacctaagtagctatttatgctaaaaccacctatgtcacaagctagcattactattgaagtttgcaatcacatctacagcattaagagggtggagagttttcagcttctcaacgtttattctctgtatccattcattgtgtaccgtttcttcgtaaactgggaagtggtgtctaacagcaaatttatcattgCAACCAGGCAAacagcattttcgtacacgtggcggcattgtattttacttaatacttaattttatactcaatttaacaatcttacctcaatgaaaatatgaccactaaataattgaataaataaacgccagacattttccagtttccacctacaAAGCAttaagcaagtagcacgcaaataacctaaagtcctaaacaaaaatacgaaagaaaaattgccgccattacaaatgagccttggcaacgaatcgtaaacaaacattgagcagtgagcacactagcgctcttacggccgtgcacacaaacaaaacgttgttcaagcatctctctatTTAGTGCACATCCCGTGGTGTACGCAACTTAGcttatgaaacatgatttagaAAGAAAATGTTTCAGGTTACCGTGACGACAGCCTGGAAACTGTTAAACAAaactgcatggaatatgaaatGCCACTCAAGATCCTGTCATACGAGGAGCTGTATGGTTGGACCATGGATGCAATTGTGAAGGAGGTATTTAGGGCTGAAATATTACAGATTTTTATTACCTATGTATCTTCAACATTTGTTATCCAAGTTAATGTATGCATTTATATCAGTGTTGtgaaataaattacagtaaaaaaagttttttctgaaatttgttgttgcagaaattatttAGAATTGTTCTAGTTGAATAATTATATCGGTAAGCTAAATGAAGTATTTAAAATTGTTGTTACAGACTTTCAAAATTACATTTGTAAAGGACTTGGtcttaaaaaatcatttaatttttcataatttattaatgaAGTTATAAAATTACACTTACTACTGTGGCTGTTTAAATTTTCATACAGAAATTGACTCTTATCTATGTAGGTTAAGATGGGGTagaaaaaatctgttatttttaagtactacCGTACATATaacaataagaaataaaattatctagttttttttataataccaaatttaatttaaatttgctgTAAATCATTTTGccttaataattttttctgtggtaaattgtattatataaagttttttggtttttgtttaagCACCAATTTACCTTAGCTTTTTAATGTGAATTAAAGTAGGTACATATGATGATACACTACTCCACTCAAAAtaaattgcaatttttatttatttatttatttatttatttatatatatatatatatatatatttttttttgtggtttaaaaaataatttcaaattttgaaTCCATTTTAAATTGTGGAGACTACATCTGTAAGATTAAGAAAACTCGATCTTCCGCTGATCATGCCCGTATTGCCGTGCCAAACACGCctgcgtgagagagagagagtggtggATGTTTGGCGCGCAGGTCGGGCGCTCCAACAACTGCACGTTCTGCGGGGTGTTCCGGCGGCAGGCGCTGGAGCGAGGGGCGTCCCTGCTGAAGGTGGACTGCGTGGCGACCGGCCACAACGCCGACGACATAGCAGAGACTGTCCTCATGAACATACTGCGCGGGGACATCGCAAGGCTGCAGAGGTGCGTGGCGATAGTCACGGTGAGTTAACTGCAGAGACAACAGCTCAGAACTTAGTTTAGTTGCTGGGTTCTCGGAAGTCACTAGTCACTTGGAAAATTCACAAAATGTCATATCGAGGTTAGGAATTCGCAATGTCTCTAAAATGTACTGCTTTATATTAAAACCTATTGTCTTGAGCTAAGGTTTAAAGCATTGAAGtgatgttttaaaaaaagtgcAATGTGTACTATACACTACATTTTAATATTGGCTTGGAAGAGAAAGAAAAATTGGTTTGCCAGGGGGACAGTATAAACTAAATAGTATTTACTTGCTACATTTGCATGGGTTTACATGTCATttgtaattacagataaactaaTTCTTGTTAACCCATATAGTGTCATGGATACAGACTTACTGCTACACCTAATGCCAAAACACCAATCTCGTCTTCATGCAGGTAACATCACTGTGCTGTAGGGGCCTGATAAGTTGGCAGTTACCCAGCACGGGGTACTGTTTGTTGGGAGTAGGAATGTGCATTTAGTTGAATATGCCTGTACGGTGAGCAGCATTAATAATTGCAACTAagtctttatttattacatcaagagggttttttttttgtttgtttgtacatACATACATCAAATTCTGACATAAGTATCTTGGAAAGTAGTGTACCCAATATATTCAGGTATTTAGCTATCCAGTCACTATAACCACGCTAGTTTTAGAACATATGTAGTGAGTTAAGAAATTGGCACCTTTCAACATAGTAGTTTAAAAATGCCTAAGTATATTTACTTTATACTATAAGAGAACATTTAAAGACGACCTGTGAAATGAATTCTTCTCTCTCCAGTTATTTACTATTTTGAAGGTTGCATTTCACTTTGGAACATAGCAAGAACCTAAAATGGGAGCAGAAAGTtcaagtttgttttgttttcgccAGGAAAGTGAGGATGCAATACCACGATGTAAGCCACTCAAGTATGCCTATGAGAAGGAAATTGTGATGTACGCTTACTTCAAACGGCTGACATATTTCTCTACGGAGTGTGTGTTTGCTCCCAATGCCTACCGCGGCCATGCCCGCGCATTTCTCAAGGACCTGGAGAAAATTAGGCCTACATCTATCATAGACATCATTCATTCAGGTGAGCAGATACGATGCATAAATAATTACTATTTTATTTGCCAGTATTTGTTTCAGTGAGCTTTTCTATTAAACATTCTGTGCTCCTAATTTGTGTTACAGTGAAATCTCATTTCAATGTACTGGTAAATAAACTTCTTGTTATACTAGCTAATAATGAATATTCTTTATAGGGAACGTTAATGGTTAATATATGTAAGACATCTTTTAGGCATTTttaaatacagtgtaaactctatataacgacacttaacggactgagcatttttggcgttatagagagtgtatttactaatatagaaCACATTTTTcacacgaacattaatattcatacaaataataaaacttattgcgtagtctgttattttttctttgtttttctttattgtaggcacggtagagcggctaaatccaaagcgttTTCCAACATCAATGTTCTTTTCTCCCGCCTTTATTGAGCGTAGTAATAAAACTTTTTcctcaatacacaaagattttcgtttactcaccatgtttacagttcgaaagtctgtaagcaactgcgataatgataacgtgtaacaattTGACCAAAGTCTAGTGACTGAGGTAAACAtttgcaagttcatcatacaaaaaaaaagacaaaatttcttataATCTCCGGTAcatcagtcgaagtaaacacgtgctagataatacaacaacaaaacagcaaacaaaagaacgtacacagctgcagttcttatcaacttcggtaacttagaaagtactgcttaatgatttataatgctgtaTTTTTGTCGTTAAATAAATTGAGCGTggcgctatatagagtgtattattgtatagaaaacaaggtaaaccaaccaaagtaaAGCAATTTCGACATTTTAAGGAGTTTTTCGTTAAATTGAGTgatgttataaagagtttacactgtatgtgtacattaaattgaggtattagctgatattgaactGGGGCTGCACTCCTGGTAAAAGCCAGATGCAGGGCaccacttaaaaatataataaattaacttttttttaaaacttttatcagCCCATAGTCATGTTAGTTTACTGCAGACTCTTAGGGAACCCAGCGAAAgataatacttttaattgttaGGGGCTGTAAATATTAGCATCTTGCTATAGAtgctgtttttgaagtgaaacttctttactgagcATTACGAAAATACTGATCGCAGGAGGGGACTAGTTAGGCATGAATGAGGTGAGGGAATCGTGAGAGATGGCAGgggaaaggtaaaaataattcaGCATACTTCCACACTTGCATGCTTccatacttgcatactttacacttgcgcaatagcataatttagctcTAGAATATTTGCATATATTTTCTTTGATCTgcaacctcagccaaagagaattatgtttcctgtacctaatattaatataataagcaaataaatatagtttaaaaaactaaagaaacatgcttttaaagattatcaaactaaaaagttaaaaataattttaaaatttaatttatgacaatagtatataagcaatactagtataaatgagaaaaaagcttgaggtgctttgtgccatattttttgtatattaagcgccccatgcttttttctcatttatactagtattgcttatatactattgtcataaattaaatttaaaaattatttttaactttttagtttgatattctttaaaagcatgtttttttagttttttaaactatatttatgtataatcatcatagggaaatgagttaccgacactacctattaccatttgagataactatttggagttgcaacgtcacaaagaaatggtaaagtctctccgaatcatttacagttagatgtatggatataatcttagaatttaccggggggaaaaaaaaaaaaaaacattttttttcccggcGTGGCCGGAAGTAGAACCCACGAttgctgaatccgaaagctgacgtcacaaaagttgcgcgccttagaccgctcggctaacaaaCGTAATGAAactggtgggacattttacagtgataagccactcactcttagtcaaaagagttacagacggacagacaaacaaacatacaggtgaagctaatataaagcatgtaaaaagtttTAACTTCTGTCTCATATGGACtctacacacttttttttttttttgctaatttccaaCATAAATGCTATACAGCTGTACTTTCTCAATTTTGGTGAAGAAATTAGTTTTCtctcattttatttaattaaagaaaatGTAATCCTCTATAATTTACCACTAATAGTAAGAATGAAATTCAACTCCCTAAAtcgttaattttaaaaattgtagctTAAAATGGAATCATTGAATGCAAATTATTCTCTCTCATTAAtataaccataaaaatattaaaatatatgttttgtctagctatacttttttttttgtttagataaAAAACATAAccaatttttaagtatatttggaACCTTTTATTGCAAAGCTTTAGGGtacaaaattttgtttgtctttactTACGTGGACAGTATGTTTcctcttattttgaatgtcaagtgtgtcGAATTTCATCAAGCTCAAaagtaaaactgtagatttgtatttaaaaaaaaaactcgtaatGGGGCCCTTTTCTTGAATCTAAATCTCAATTTTGAATCCTAGAGAATACCTCAAATCACCCGTCGAATCTGAATCTAGgttcaagggtcaaaaataaaataatgtacaataaattaaaaatattaactactgtatggtgttgaaacattgtATCCTTTAAATGGGTGTTTCACAAACTAACTTTCCAGAATCATTACATATTGTAATtatatgttaaaagtacaatatcttggggaatggtaacaggataggtatgacgAAAAAAATTGACGTAGTAAACTTCAAAAGTGATCAGAtcgagaattttttaatttactttatttcctctaatatttttcttcaaatctttttcctgGAATATCAAATCCTTAGCATATAAAGGCTTTAATTGGCTgatccctttaaaaaaaaaatccactctcTCCTTAATACTAAACACAAaacttgtatttaataaaattagtaCAATAACCAGCTAGTTTTGTGACTAATatagacacagagagagagagagatggtggGGTTGTTCCAGGTGAGCAGTTATCAGTGCACGAGAATGTGCGCTTGCCTGTGAAGGGCAAGTGCTCGCGCTGCGGCTTCATATCAAGCCAGGCCGTGTGCAAGCCGTGCACCCTGCTGGAGGGGCTTAACAAGGGTCTGCCACGACTGGGCATCATCAAGACCAGCCGTGCCATCAGGGCACGGCAGGATGCCGAGAGGGCGCGGCCTGTCCCCACGCTCGACTTCTAGCCGGCTCTCGGAGCAACACATCTTGTGAACGAGCTCACACTTACTTCCTTGTTACAAACGTTAGTCATTTGGACAAACAATGGATGAAACTTTACTTTAATAGTGAATTATCACCTTGTGTATCAAACTACGAAGAGACACTACAATGATTGTGGTGCATCATATTCTCTGCAGAACATAATTTGAGGGTCTGCTTAAATTATGAGAggatatatgaaaataaaatatgtcaTGGATATTTGGCTATGGATTATTAGTGCATGTGTTTGGGACACGTGTTGTATTTACCCAATTAAACAATGCACAGTCAGTGTCTGTGAAATTTTAGCTATGAAAGTATGATACACAGCTTATTCAAAAGTTGACACAGTATTGTACCACAAGCTCCAAAGTGAACAAGCTGTTGCAATTAGATGACAAGACGGACATTTTCACGTGGTTTGCGACTGTTTTTGTGATTATTAAAGAAGTTGACGAAATGGATAATTGGGCTGCAGGAAGTGTGTATGTTGTTGAGGAAAATGAAAATTACATGTGACGAGaggaaaataatgtaaattattattttttggttaaaaCTTAAAAGTGgctttgcaataaaaaaaactgtgatacATGAGAACATTTTACCCAAGTTTCTTCAGTAACTGTCCAATTTATTTAGTTCATAAtcttttaaatatgtaatatgtaTCATTGATTTAGGTCACTCATGGCCAATATGTATTAAATAGTGCTTCACTCTATAGTTAGCTGACACTGCTGTGATTGGTAGCCgttttacattgttttatttcttgcataATGTTTAACAcgcaatattttagtttattcacaaataaaatgtttactgcatGATATATGAAGAGATGTGTATTTACATGAAATGTCACTGCAGTG
This DNA window, taken from Bacillus rossius redtenbacheri isolate Brsri chromosome 3, Brsri_v3, whole genome shotgun sequence, encodes the following:
- the LOC134530518 gene encoding cytoplasmic tRNA 2-thiolation protein 1; amino-acid sequence: MPVECSAGCGKNAVLKRPKTGDALCKDCFFWAFEIEVHNTITNGRLFRPGSTVAIAASGGKDSTVLAYILKLLNERHQYGLKLVLLSVDEGITGYRDDSLETVKQNCMEYEMPLKILSYEELYGWTMDAIVKEVGRSNNCTFCGVFRRQALERGASLLKVDCVATGHNADDIAETVLMNILRGDIARLQRCVAIVTESEDAIPRCKPLKYAYEKEIVMYAYFKRLTYFSTECVFAPNAYRGHARAFLKDLEKIRPTSIIDIIHSGEQLSVHENVRLPVKGKCSRCGFISSQAVCKPCTLLEGLNKGLPRLGIIKTSRAIRARQDAERARPVPTLDF